One segment of Halomonas sp. TD01 DNA contains the following:
- a CDS encoding bifunctional acetate--CoA ligase family protein/GNAT family N-acetyltransferase has protein sequence MSTRFLHHFFEPRTVAVFGASEKPASLGGLVLNNLQEGGFRGKMWAVNLKGYDTVFGVECVRTVNELPEIPDLAVICSPIDGVPSLIKKLGQFGVKAALVLSGGAYLDRETGNKGSIRQRMLQSAIESGIRVLGPECMGLIVPGKKLNASYASQPVQAGKVAYLGQSGMLANAMIDWAAGRDVGFSHLITVGDSVDVLLPDLIDYVNQFSPAQAILLHLERVMDAQHFMTSVRDASRNRLVVAIKSGRTPQSDISGMAPTPGIANRDVVFDAAFARAGVVRVNDYDELLDALETLSRMKPLRGDRLAIVSNGLGPAMLAIDKLISAGGKLAEFTEETQRVLHKSQVDMSKPGENPVDLGGNATPERFVEALKIVTADPNVDAVLVVHAPTRLSPSLATAQSLIDHRKTFKRNLLTSWMGLKEALNARHVCNLAGIPTYTSPEKAVKAFMHMVDYQRVQALLHEIPPSLPFSTSVEIRAECRALIKNAKAEGRQTLTHSETAQVLEAYGIPAAPSVYLANPEEALAMADHFPGPKALKVIHEGNCRPYRYRKHPHKISAGLLQDLETPEQVAEGIRQLGDKVREKFPEYAIREYCLQPMQRGKHSMQICAGITRDPVFGPLIVFGIGGYKVNVLADRQIALPPLNMSLAADVVGRTHAASLIREHSADPERDIQRLCQLLVKLSQMASDLGDLRGLELNPLLLNRDGMLAVDFAMDLGTPARFAIMPYPEELREWVTLKNGWQVEVRPIRAEDAPLITTFHRQLSEESIRFRYFHNKSNLTQRDLSILSHINYDRQMAFIAEHQHDDGSKEMLGVVRVWNDPDNIRTEFSVIIRDDLQGLGIGSLLMKKMIDYCTNIGTLEMIGKIMVDNHPMRALMKHLGFRCRYNMEEQVIDAVLRLNEPESEWQRHRLESQPD, from the coding sequence GTGAGCACACGTTTTTTGCATCATTTTTTCGAACCGCGCACAGTGGCCGTGTTCGGTGCCTCTGAAAAGCCAGCCTCATTAGGTGGTTTGGTACTCAATAACCTTCAAGAGGGCGGTTTTAGGGGAAAAATGTGGGCAGTCAATCTTAAAGGGTATGACACAGTATTCGGCGTGGAGTGTGTGCGCACAGTTAACGAGCTGCCTGAAATTCCTGATCTAGCCGTTATTTGCTCCCCTATTGATGGTGTCCCTAGTCTTATTAAAAAACTTGGGCAGTTTGGTGTTAAGGCTGCTTTGGTGCTTTCCGGTGGTGCTTACCTTGACCGTGAGACGGGTAATAAGGGCTCTATCCGGCAACGTATGCTGCAGTCAGCGATAGAGTCGGGTATTCGAGTATTAGGGCCAGAGTGCATGGGCCTGATCGTGCCAGGCAAGAAACTGAATGCCTCCTATGCCAGCCAGCCAGTTCAAGCGGGTAAGGTAGCCTATCTAGGACAATCGGGCATGTTGGCAAATGCGATGATTGATTGGGCAGCTGGCCGCGACGTTGGCTTTTCACACTTGATCACGGTGGGTGACAGTGTCGATGTGCTGCTGCCAGATTTGATTGATTATGTGAATCAGTTCTCTCCAGCGCAAGCGATTCTGCTGCATCTTGAACGCGTGATGGATGCCCAGCACTTTATGACCTCCGTGCGTGATGCATCGCGTAACCGCTTGGTCGTCGCCATCAAGAGTGGGCGAACGCCGCAGTCAGATATTTCGGGTATGGCTCCCACGCCAGGTATTGCTAATCGTGATGTGGTTTTTGACGCGGCCTTCGCCCGAGCGGGCGTTGTTCGCGTCAATGATTATGATGAATTGCTGGATGCGCTTGAAACCTTATCGCGCATGAAGCCGCTTCGCGGCGACCGTTTGGCTATTGTGTCCAATGGCTTAGGGCCTGCCATGCTAGCGATCGACAAACTGATTAGTGCTGGCGGTAAACTAGCGGAGTTTACCGAAGAGACGCAACGTGTGTTGCATAAAAGCCAGGTAGACATGAGCAAGCCCGGTGAAAATCCAGTGGATTTAGGAGGCAACGCGACGCCAGAGCGTTTTGTTGAAGCACTAAAGATTGTCACTGCGGATCCGAATGTCGATGCAGTACTGGTGGTTCACGCGCCGACTCGCTTATCCCCGTCACTGGCCACCGCTCAGTCGCTGATTGATCATCGAAAAACGTTTAAGCGTAATTTGCTGACTAGCTGGATGGGGCTGAAAGAGGCTCTTAACGCTAGGCATGTGTGCAATTTGGCGGGTATACCCACCTATACATCGCCAGAAAAGGCAGTGAAAGCATTTATGCATATGGTGGACTATCAGCGTGTTCAGGCGCTGCTGCATGAAATTCCGCCTAGCTTGCCATTTTCTACCAGCGTAGAGATTCGCGCGGAGTGTCGCGCGCTAATTAAAAATGCCAAAGCGGAAGGGCGGCAAACATTGACCCATTCTGAAACGGCCCAGGTATTAGAAGCCTACGGTATTCCCGCCGCACCTAGTGTCTATTTGGCTAATCCTGAAGAGGCATTAGCAATGGCGGATCATTTTCCTGGGCCCAAGGCGCTAAAAGTCATCCACGAAGGCAATTGCCGACCTTATCGCTACCGCAAGCATCCCCATAAAATATCCGCGGGCTTACTGCAAGATTTAGAAACACCGGAACAAGTTGCCGAAGGGATCCGTCAGCTAGGCGATAAAGTGCGCGAGAAATTCCCCGAATATGCTATTCGCGAATACTGTTTGCAGCCAATGCAGCGGGGCAAACACTCAATGCAGATATGTGCCGGGATCACTCGTGATCCTGTGTTCGGTCCGCTGATTGTTTTCGGGATAGGCGGCTACAAAGTGAACGTGCTAGCGGATCGTCAGATTGCGCTACCGCCGCTGAACATGAGTTTGGCCGCGGACGTGGTGGGTAGAACTCATGCGGCTTCATTGATTCGCGAGCATTCGGCCGACCCCGAACGAGATATCCAGCGGCTCTGCCAACTGTTGGTCAAGCTATCCCAAATGGCGTCTGACTTGGGCGACTTGAGGGGGCTTGAACTCAACCCTCTGCTGCTGAACCGTGATGGGATGTTAGCAGTGGATTTTGCCATGGACTTAGGCACGCCCGCGCGTTTTGCCATCATGCCTTATCCTGAAGAGCTACGTGAGTGGGTAACGCTGAAAAACGGCTGGCAGGTAGAGGTTCGTCCCATTCGAGCGGAAGATGCGCCGTTGATTACGACGTTCCACCGTCAGCTGTCAGAGGAGAGTATTCGATTTCGTTATTTCCACAATAAATCCAACTTAACCCAGCGTGATTTGTCGATTCTGTCGCATATTAACTACGATCGGCAGATGGCCTTTATTGCCGAACATCAGCACGATGACGGGAGTAAAGAGATGTTGGGCGTTGTGCGTGTATGGAATGATCCCGACAATATCCGTACGGAATTTTCTGTCATTATCCGTGACGACTTACAGGGTCTGGGTATCGGTAGTCTGTTGATGAAGAAGATGATCGATTACTGCACCAACATTGGCACGCTCGAAATGATCGGCAAAATTATGGTGGACAATCATCCCATGCGTGCCTTGATGAAGCACTTGGGCTTTAGGTGTCGCTACAATATGGAAGAGCAGGTGATAGATGCCGTACTCCGGTTAAATGAACCTGAAAGTGAATGGCAGCGCCACAGGCTGGAGAGCCAGCCTGACTAG
- a CDS encoding histone deacetylase family protein encodes MITAYLTHPDCALHHMGPEHPESPQRLEAIRARLSLAGLLQQTMQADAKEACNEALARVHPTRHLNALEKCLPKEGIVTLDSDTMMNPDSLKAARVAAGAVIRGVDQVFKRQADNVFCAVRPPGHHAEAADAMGFCFYNNIAVGAAHAKAKYGARRIAILDFDVHQCNGTIDIFKNDPEVLVCTSFQYPFYPWRYLRSEWQNVVNTPLEVGTDSTEFRRIIERQWLPALHAFKPDLVMLSAGFDAHRDDPMGDICLEDEDFYWVTHLAMEIAALYAENRVVSVLEGGYNPKTLASGAEAHLKALLGLPFTDVP; translated from the coding sequence ATGATTACTGCCTACCTTACCCACCCAGACTGCGCATTGCACCACATGGGTCCTGAGCACCCTGAAAGCCCTCAACGGCTTGAGGCGATACGCGCGCGTCTCTCTCTTGCTGGCCTTCTCCAACAAACCATGCAAGCGGATGCCAAAGAAGCGTGTAACGAGGCATTGGCAAGAGTGCACCCAACAAGGCACCTCAATGCGTTAGAAAAGTGCCTGCCAAAAGAAGGTATCGTTACACTAGATAGCGACACAATGATGAACCCCGATAGCTTAAAAGCGGCAAGAGTGGCTGCAGGAGCAGTCATCCGCGGGGTTGACCAAGTGTTTAAACGCCAAGCAGACAACGTATTTTGTGCAGTACGTCCACCTGGGCATCATGCAGAAGCTGCTGATGCGATGGGGTTTTGTTTCTATAACAATATTGCCGTCGGTGCTGCCCATGCAAAAGCCAAATATGGTGCTAGGCGTATCGCGATCCTCGATTTCGATGTCCATCAATGCAATGGCACTATTGATATCTTCAAAAATGATCCTGAGGTGCTGGTGTGCACTAGTTTCCAGTACCCGTTTTACCCATGGCGCTACTTACGCAGTGAATGGCAGAATGTGGTGAACACGCCGCTGGAAGTAGGCACTGACAGTACTGAGTTTAGACGCATTATCGAGCGGCAGTGGCTTCCCGCCCTGCATGCGTTCAAACCAGATTTAGTCATGCTGTCTGCTGGCTTCGATGCCCATCGCGACGACCCTATGGGTGACATCTGTTTAGAAGATGAGGACTTCTATTGGGTAACGCACCTGGCAATGGAAATTGCAGCTCTTTATGCAGAAAACCGCGTGGTTTCAGTACTTGAGGGAGGGTATAACCCGAAAACCCTTGCTAGCGGTGCAGAAGCTCACTTAAAAGCCTTATTGGGGTTGCCCTTTACGGATGTTCCGTAG
- a CDS encoding helix-turn-helix domain-containing protein translates to MTATSEEHAALRIASGRKPFVEPLRLGERLKQIRLANQWTLEDVSQRTGLARSTLSKIENDQVSPTFSVVQKLITGLNIDLPQLFTPPKRERYTMGRRDLTRKGKGQLHPTPTYEHELLGHQLAQKRMIPFKTIVRARSFDEYHQWVRHDGEEFLMILEGDILLYTEFYAPLMLAEGDSIYFDSDMGHALVSTSPEDAVVLSVCTRGDLV, encoded by the coding sequence ATGACCGCTACTTCTGAAGAGCATGCTGCGCTGCGCATCGCCTCAGGGCGAAAGCCCTTTGTGGAACCTTTACGCCTGGGTGAACGATTAAAACAGATTCGCCTGGCTAACCAGTGGACACTGGAAGACGTTAGTCAGCGCACAGGCTTAGCACGGTCAACGCTCTCCAAGATCGAAAATGACCAAGTGTCGCCAACGTTCAGTGTGGTTCAAAAGCTGATTACCGGCCTGAACATCGACCTGCCCCAGTTATTTACGCCGCCAAAGCGAGAACGCTATACCATGGGGCGTAGAGACCTTACCCGCAAAGGCAAAGGTCAATTGCACCCTACTCCCACTTACGAGCATGAGCTGCTGGGGCATCAGCTTGCACAAAAACGCATGATTCCATTCAAAACCATTGTCAGAGCACGCAGTTTTGATGAGTATCATCAATGGGTGCGACATGACGGTGAAGAATTCTTGATGATCTTAGAAGGCGATATCTTACTCTACACAGAGTTTTACGCTCCACTCATGCTCGCCGAAGGCGATAGTATCTATTTTGATAGTGATATGGGGCATGCCCTTGTCTCTACCAGTCCTGAAGATGCGGTCGTGCTTTCCGTTTGTACGCGCGGCGACTTGGTATAA
- a CDS encoding TusE/DsrC/DsvC family sulfur relay protein, translated as MSNQNLYRYLDSSQNIQLDPEGYLVEQRQWSLEVANLLAEDEGLTLTEKHWEIIQLVRDFYIRYEMAPAMRPLVKATKQALGDEKGNSIYLMTLFPGSPPKRIARIAGLPKPTNCL; from the coding sequence ATGAGTAATCAAAACTTATACCGTTATCTTGATTCGTCGCAAAATATCCAACTTGACCCTGAAGGATACCTAGTTGAGCAGCGGCAGTGGAGCCTTGAGGTTGCCAATTTACTTGCTGAAGATGAAGGACTAACCCTTACAGAAAAACACTGGGAAATTATTCAGCTAGTGCGCGATTTTTACATCCGTTATGAAATGGCGCCCGCCATGCGTCCCTTAGTTAAAGCCACGAAACAGGCTCTGGGTGACGAAAAGGGTAATTCGATTTATTTAATGACGCTGTTTCCAGGTAGTCCGCCTAAACGTATTGCTCGTATTGCTGGCCTGCCTAAGCCCACAAACTGTCTGTAG
- the tusB gene encoding sulfurtransferase complex subunit TusB, with protein MLHILNKPPHSDAAVQMLNALSNGDSVVLIEDGVQAALYPEWQGWATSAASIFMLAEDAISRGIHSIAITHGLPLIEMDGFVALTEQHEQIISWY; from the coding sequence ATGCTGCATATTCTGAATAAACCTCCTCATAGTGATGCTGCAGTGCAAATGCTCAACGCGCTGAGCAATGGTGACTCCGTCGTGTTAATTGAAGACGGTGTGCAGGCGGCGCTTTACCCTGAATGGCAAGGCTGGGCAACAAGTGCAGCTTCGATTTTTATGTTAGCCGAAGATGCTATCTCTAGAGGGATCCACTCTATTGCCATTACCCACGGGCTGCCCCTGATAGAGATGGATGGCTTTGTTGCGCTGACAGAGCAACATGAACAGATCATTTCCTGGTATTAA
- the tusC gene encoding sulfurtransferase complex subunit TusC — MAEANERLVVIRHAPYSSSELREGLDVALVAAAFGQAVSLLFLGQGVFALLKEQRVGAPGQKATLPTIDMLEMYDIENILIPTETLQAFNITADQLVEGVTLVPTSEMPDLFQRYTYVLNF, encoded by the coding sequence ATGGCTGAAGCAAATGAGCGACTCGTTGTTATACGACATGCACCCTATAGCTCAAGTGAGTTGCGGGAAGGCTTGGATGTAGCGCTAGTGGCTGCGGCCTTTGGGCAAGCGGTTAGTCTTCTGTTTTTAGGGCAGGGTGTGTTCGCGCTACTCAAGGAACAGCGGGTTGGTGCACCTGGTCAAAAAGCAACGCTGCCGACGATTGATATGTTAGAAATGTACGATATAGAAAACATATTAATCCCTACTGAGACTCTACAAGCCTTCAATATAACCGCTGACCAGTTGGTTGAGGGAGTTACCTTAGTACCGACTTCAGAAATGCCAGACCTATTTCAGCGTTACACTTATGTACTCAATTTTTAG
- the tusD gene encoding sulfurtransferase complex subunit TusD, with protein sequence MEYGLLVMGAPYSSAAPHSALRFAQAVLDKGHHIKGVFFYQDGVHNASQLMAPPQDELNMREAWVELHRQHGVALDVCIAAALRRGVMSEAEAKRHGRVNFNLAAPFELTGLGQLLELQQRCDRLITFA encoded by the coding sequence ATGGAGTATGGCTTATTGGTCATGGGGGCACCGTATAGTAGTGCAGCCCCTCATTCCGCGCTGCGATTTGCCCAAGCAGTGCTAGATAAAGGGCATCACATCAAGGGCGTTTTTTTCTATCAGGATGGCGTCCATAATGCCTCCCAACTGATGGCTCCTCCCCAGGATGAGCTCAATATGCGGGAAGCCTGGGTTGAACTGCATCGTCAACACGGTGTGGCATTGGATGTATGCATAGCGGCAGCGTTACGCCGTGGCGTGATGAGTGAGGCAGAAGCAAAGCGGCACGGGCGAGTGAATTTCAACCTTGCAGCACCCTTTGAATTAACTGGGCTAGGGCAACTGCTTGAGCTACAGCAGCGCTGTGATCGATTGATTACGTTTGCTTAG
- a CDS encoding Bax inhibitor-1/YccA family protein, translating into MAFNDSNTARAQTRSEVSSVSANKVLRNTYALLAMTLLFSAVTAGASVAMGIQQMNIFVFFIGAYGLMFLVHKTANSAAGLLATFAFTGFMGFTLGPIISAYLTLPNGGALIMNALAMTGLTFIGLSAVALTTKKDFSFLGNFLMAGAIVLILAMVAGLIFNIPALSLMVSAGFVLFASAAILYQTSEIVHRAGETNYILATVTLYVSIYNLFISLLSILGIMSND; encoded by the coding sequence ATGGCTTTTAACGATTCGAACACGGCGAGAGCGCAAACGCGCAGCGAAGTAAGTAGTGTTAGCGCCAACAAAGTGCTACGCAACACCTACGCGCTATTGGCCATGACATTGCTATTCTCTGCAGTCACCGCTGGTGCCTCCGTAGCAATGGGCATCCAACAAATGAACATCTTTGTGTTCTTTATCGGTGCGTATGGGCTAATGTTCCTGGTACACAAGACGGCCAATTCAGCCGCTGGCTTGCTGGCTACTTTCGCATTCACTGGATTTATGGGCTTCACCCTCGGCCCCATCATTTCCGCTTATCTAACGTTGCCTAACGGCGGCGCGTTGATAATGAATGCATTGGCAATGACTGGTCTGACGTTCATAGGCCTTTCTGCGGTTGCATTAACCACTAAGAAAGACTTCAGCTTTTTAGGTAATTTCCTAATGGCGGGCGCCATCGTGCTGATATTGGCCATGGTAGCCGGGCTGATCTTCAACATCCCTGCGCTTTCTTTGATGGTTTCCGCTGGCTTTGTACTGTTTGCATCAGCCGCAATCCTCTACCAAACCAGTGAAATTGTTCACCGGGCGGGAGAGACTAACTATATCCTAGCAACCGTTACGCTTTATGTTTCCATCTATAATCTGTTCATCAGTCTTCTCTCGATACTAGGTATTATGAGCAACGACTGA
- a CDS encoding dienelactone hydrolase family protein: MLNKIPLTVATFGVIALTSSAYGFTAGGEDIRYEVDGEAYEGYFISAGDNTKGSVLIIHDWDGIDDYERQRADMLAAEGYDAFAVDLFGAGNRPQAIEAKQAATRALYEDRERMRHLTLAGLDQARKEGAALQTVIMGYCFGGAVALEIARSGEANNIAAYTSFHGGLGTPEGQAYTSATPPIYIAHGGADTSVSLEDVATLATELEQANITYEVGIYSGAPHAFSVFGSDRYHERADKRSWETFKQWLNEML; the protein is encoded by the coding sequence ATGCTCAATAAAATTCCCCTAACCGTCGCCACATTTGGCGTTATTGCCCTCACCTCTTCTGCTTACGGCTTCACTGCGGGTGGTGAAGACATTCGTTACGAAGTAGATGGTGAAGCCTACGAAGGCTACTTTATATCCGCTGGCGACAATACAAAAGGCAGCGTGCTAATCATTCACGACTGGGATGGTATTGACGACTATGAGCGCCAACGTGCCGATATGTTAGCGGCTGAAGGCTATGATGCGTTTGCCGTTGATTTATTCGGTGCAGGCAACCGACCTCAGGCAATAGAAGCTAAACAAGCGGCAACACGCGCACTTTACGAAGATCGTGAACGAATGCGCCATTTAACGCTGGCAGGCCTGGATCAAGCAAGGAAAGAGGGTGCGGCTTTGCAAACCGTTATAATGGGCTACTGCTTTGGTGGTGCAGTGGCATTAGAGATAGCCCGTTCAGGAGAAGCTAATAATATCGCAGCGTATACCAGCTTCCATGGTGGGCTAGGTACTCCCGAGGGCCAAGCGTACACCAGCGCGACACCGCCCATTTATATCGCCCATGGTGGTGCTGATACGTCGGTTAGCTTAGAAGATGTCGCAACACTGGCAACAGAGTTGGAACAAGCCAACATTACCTACGAGGTAGGCATTTATTCTGGAGCACCTCACGCATTTAGTGTATTTGGCAGTGATCGTTACCATGAGCGAGCAGACAAGCGCTCTTGGGAAACATTCAAGCAGTGGCTAAATGAGATGTTGTAA
- a CDS encoding aldo/keto reductase, which translates to MSAFFDRLNGVSSPRVGLGCMNLSHGYGQHVPETEAFQVLEEAFEMGYRHFDTATLYGGTANERLLGLALKTKRHQLLLASKCGMALDAETGKRVIDGRPETLRHQCEESLKRLKTDYLDIYYLHRLDRSVPIEESVGALGRLVEEGKIGAVGLSEISAETLRKGNAEYPVDAVQSEYSLWTRNPDIALKNVCVELDIALVAFSPLGRGFLAGSVEENTLFASGDMRAGMPRFSKDNLPHNLYLLSDFKALATRLEITPAQLALAWLKAQGRHIIPIPGSCSVAHVRENLLAETVVLDAATVTQLNGMMLPDQVAGARYSDAQQADIDTEEFAG; encoded by the coding sequence ATGTCTGCGTTCTTCGACCGCTTAAACGGTGTTTCGTCTCCTCGTGTTGGGTTGGGATGCATGAATCTATCCCACGGCTATGGACAGCATGTGCCAGAGACAGAGGCGTTTCAGGTACTGGAAGAGGCATTCGAAATGGGATATCGCCATTTCGATACGGCGACTCTTTATGGTGGAACGGCAAATGAGCGGCTGTTGGGGCTCGCCTTGAAGACTAAAAGACATCAACTGTTGCTCGCCAGTAAGTGTGGAATGGCATTGGATGCTGAAACGGGCAAGCGCGTGATCGATGGTCGCCCTGAAACGTTGCGCCACCAATGCGAGGAGAGCCTGAAACGACTGAAAACGGACTATTTGGATATTTACTACCTGCATCGCCTAGATCGCAGTGTTCCTATTGAAGAGAGTGTCGGGGCGCTTGGCCGACTTGTGGAAGAAGGCAAAATTGGCGCGGTTGGTTTATCTGAGATATCGGCGGAGACACTTCGCAAAGGCAACGCGGAATATCCTGTGGACGCAGTGCAGTCAGAGTACTCACTTTGGACACGCAATCCCGACATTGCTTTAAAGAATGTATGCGTGGAACTCGATATAGCCTTGGTGGCGTTTAGCCCTCTAGGGCGTGGCTTTTTGGCGGGTTCAGTAGAAGAAAATACACTATTTGCATCTGGCGACATGCGAGCTGGAATGCCCAGGTTTAGCAAAGACAACCTACCTCATAACCTTTATTTGTTGTCAGATTTTAAGGCGTTAGCTACCCGTCTCGAGATAACACCCGCACAGCTGGCGCTGGCATGGTTAAAAGCTCAGGGGCGTCATATCATTCCTATTCCTGGCTCCTGCTCAGTGGCGCATGTACGTGAGAATTTACTCGCTGAAACGGTCGTGTTGGATGCTGCAACGGTGACTCAGCTCAATGGCATGATGCTACCGGATCAAGTTGCCGGCGCTCGTTACAGTGATGCGCAACAAGCCGATATTGATACCGAAGAATTTGCGGGCTAA
- a CDS encoding hydrolase, giving the protein MSSLPSSLPSSHLPRFRSSRWLPGGHLQTLYSPLLRTPPRLHRQRERMMLQDGDFIDVDWYGPEEASAHCVLLLHGLTGSSSSLYILGQQQALAARGWQSVAVNWRGCSGEPNHRARGYHSGASEDLADVVNQLASRYPTKLFTAVGYSLGGNVLLKYLGEQGSNTPLRAAVAVSVPFRLDHCADRISKGFSKIYQARFLRDLRQYVERKQRAFLRQGRREELARLAALETLEGMKTFWDFDGRVTAPLHGFESADDYYRRCSSAFFVEYLRVPTLIVHAQDDPFIYPQSVPLAETLPSCVTLELHASGGHVGFIAGSLWRPRYYLEHRLPDWLQSQVPNLNVSDNAEVLLS; this is encoded by the coding sequence ATGTCTTCACTTCCGTCTTCACTACCGTCTTCACATCTGCCTCGATTTCGATCTTCGCGCTGGTTGCCTGGCGGACATTTGCAGACGCTTTATAGCCCACTATTGCGGACGCCGCCTCGATTACATCGTCAGCGAGAGAGGATGATGCTCCAAGATGGTGATTTTATCGATGTGGATTGGTATGGGCCTGAGGAGGCGTCGGCACATTGCGTGCTACTGCTTCATGGCTTAACCGGCAGCTCTTCTTCACTGTATATTCTGGGGCAACAGCAAGCGTTAGCGGCGCGTGGCTGGCAGAGCGTGGCCGTGAATTGGCGTGGCTGTTCTGGTGAGCCAAACCATCGCGCCAGGGGATATCACTCTGGGGCGAGTGAGGACTTGGCTGATGTGGTTAATCAACTGGCATCACGTTATCCAACCAAACTGTTTACCGCGGTTGGCTACTCACTGGGCGGCAATGTGTTGCTCAAGTACTTGGGCGAGCAGGGCAGCAATACTCCGTTGAGGGCGGCTGTAGCGGTATCAGTACCCTTTCGGCTAGACCACTGCGCGGACCGAATAAGCAAAGGCTTTTCCAAAATTTACCAGGCACGTTTTCTACGCGATCTGCGTCAGTATGTTGAGCGTAAACAGCGTGCGTTCTTACGCCAAGGGCGTCGTGAGGAATTGGCGCGTTTGGCGGCGCTTGAAACGCTGGAAGGTATGAAGACGTTTTGGGACTTCGATGGGCGTGTTACTGCGCCATTGCATGGCTTTGAAAGTGCCGATGACTATTACCGCCGCTGCAGCAGTGCTTTCTTTGTAGAGTACCTTCGTGTTCCAACGCTCATTGTGCATGCGCAAGATGACCCTTTTATCTATCCGCAGAGCGTTCCTCTCGCTGAAACCCTGCCAAGCTGTGTCACCCTGGAACTTCATGCCTCGGGTGGCCATGTGGGCTTTATCGCAGGTTCTCTTTGGCGACCGCGGTATTATCTTGAGCACCGATTGCCTGACTGGTTGCAGTCGCAGGTTCCTAATCTGAATGTGTCGGATAACGCCGAAGTACTACTATCCTAA
- a CDS encoding DUF6746 family protein, protein MKRTASLLLAGLLSSGLVVASDNERPDHFEGQSSDTLEQAIENLTEGNQQLAELLSQDEITDTQMGEIHMLTYTLENALQKVDEEVDAMAVLLEEVHLGSETLDQERVASNGERYLEASSLLTE, encoded by the coding sequence ATGAAACGAACTGCTTCACTCTTACTAGCGGGCCTGCTAAGCAGTGGACTTGTGGTTGCTAGCGACAATGAGCGGCCTGATCACTTTGAAGGGCAATCTTCCGACACCTTGGAACAAGCGATTGAAAATTTAACTGAAGGGAATCAGCAGCTAGCTGAATTACTTTCGCAGGATGAGATCACGGATACACAAATGGGCGAGATCCACATGCTCACCTACACGCTGGAAAACGCATTGCAGAAAGTTGATGAAGAAGTAGATGCAATGGCTGTCTTACTGGAAGAGGTACACCTAGGTTCGGAAACGCTGGATCAAGAGCGCGTAGCAAGCAATGGTGAACGTTATTTGGAAGCGTCTTCACTGCTAACAGAATAA